A portion of the Paenibacillus sp. PvR098 genome contains these proteins:
- the flhF gene encoding flagellar biosynthesis protein FlhF, translating to MRVKRYVVDSMPDALQKIRTDLGKDAVIINTKEIRSGGFLGMFSKKKIEVIAATDTATPGGGASAPQSSVSVSATVPKQDLTTVPTLPMKFGAAAYGAQRERQEQPPLSFPEVPDVLPPTVDPVSAATTSPAGFAKVKAREDILMDEIKQMKELMLKLSQHGSVEVAVDPVLQELEARLLCQEVDPILVQELLANVSDEAAAEELALTEEWAFLSLKRQLEEILRTPNHKGIAADTRIAHFVGPTGVGKTTTIAKLAAEQVLKHHRKVGFITSDTYRIAAVEQLKTYATILNVPLEVVFSPLDLNKAFEQLKECDLIFMDTAGRNFRNEMYVSELNALLKSSGKSETYLVLSMTTKYRDMQAITNNFCKFKLDKVLFTKMDETDSYGSVVNLIREFGLQTSYVANGQSVPDDIQELNEQQLIDQILGAGKS from the coding sequence ATGAGAGTAAAGCGGTACGTCGTTGATTCGATGCCGGATGCCCTCCAAAAAATTCGTACCGATCTTGGAAAAGACGCAGTCATTATCAATACGAAAGAAATTCGTTCCGGGGGTTTTCTTGGGATGTTCTCCAAGAAAAAGATCGAGGTTATCGCAGCGACGGATACTGCTACCCCTGGCGGCGGAGCCAGTGCTCCCCAATCATCGGTATCGGTGTCTGCAACCGTACCGAAACAGGACCTCACTACCGTTCCCACACTGCCAATGAAATTCGGCGCCGCGGCTTATGGAGCTCAACGAGAGCGACAGGAACAACCGCCGCTTTCATTTCCTGAAGTGCCCGATGTGCTGCCGCCCACGGTTGACCCGGTTTCTGCAGCAACTACATCGCCTGCAGGGTTTGCAAAGGTTAAGGCCAGAGAAGACATACTGATGGATGAAATCAAGCAAATGAAAGAACTAATGCTTAAGCTTTCCCAACACGGCTCAGTTGAGGTTGCTGTTGATCCGGTGCTGCAAGAGCTGGAAGCTCGCCTGCTCTGTCAAGAGGTGGATCCCATTCTAGTACAAGAACTCTTAGCGAACGTATCGGACGAGGCTGCCGCGGAAGAGTTGGCGCTTACCGAGGAATGGGCGTTTCTCTCTTTGAAGAGGCAACTGGAAGAGATTCTGCGCACTCCTAATCATAAAGGCATTGCCGCAGATACCCGTATCGCTCATTTCGTTGGACCGACAGGCGTAGGCAAAACGACGACGATCGCGAAGCTGGCTGCAGAGCAAGTACTTAAGCATCACCGCAAGGTTGGTTTTATTACATCGGACACGTATCGAATAGCTGCAGTAGAACAATTAAAAACGTACGCAACCATTTTGAACGTTCCGCTAGAGGTCGTATTCTCCCCGCTCGATTTGAATAAAGCCTTCGAGCAGTTAAAGGAATGTGATTTGATTTTCATGGATACGGCTGGGCGGAATTTCCGGAACGAGATGTATGTTTCGGAGCTGAATGCGCTGCTGAAATCCAGCGGGAAGAGCGAGACGTACCTGGTTCTCAGCATGACCACCAAATACAGAGATATGCAGGCCATTACGAACAATTTCTGCAAATTCAAGTTAGATAAGGTCCTCTTTACCAAAATGGACGAGACCGACTCCTACGGATCCGTCGTGAACTTGATTCGCGAATTTGGATTACAGACCTCTTACGTAGCCAATGGGCAGAGTGTGCCTGACGATATACAAGAGTTGAATGAACAGCAATTGATCGATCAGATTCTGGGGGCGGGCAAGTCATGA
- a CDS encoding MinD/ParA family protein — protein MSDQAQGLRNLIQHQSEMKERATRIITVTSGKGGVGKSNFTLNFALTLQKKGYKVLVFDADIGLANIDVLMGISSKYNLYHLLKKEKTIWEIIQTGHNDLQFIAGGSGFNDLIRLSEEQLDYFADQINQLTGHVDFIIFDTGAGLSKETLKFIVAAEEAIVVTTPEPTSITDAYAIIKMVHSMNYHVPFRLVVNRATDWKEGRQTADKIRMVAKQFLNLDIPTLGFVIDDSNVSKAVKKQVPFTVAFPFSAASKSISELTDGYISNQSPSEMHEGAVKGFLNKMIRLLK, from the coding sequence ATGAGTGATCAGGCGCAAGGGCTGCGGAATCTGATACAGCATCAAAGCGAGATGAAGGAAAGAGCAACACGTATTATTACGGTAACAAGCGGCAAAGGCGGGGTAGGTAAATCGAACTTCACGCTCAACTTCGCTTTAACCCTGCAAAAAAAAGGATATAAGGTACTGGTATTCGACGCAGATATCGGACTCGCCAATATCGATGTATTGATGGGAATATCGTCAAAATATAATTTGTACCATCTGTTGAAAAAAGAGAAAACGATATGGGAAATCATTCAAACCGGTCATAATGATTTGCAGTTTATCGCAGGCGGATCAGGATTCAACGACTTGATACGATTGTCCGAGGAACAGCTTGATTATTTTGCTGATCAGATAAACCAATTGACTGGACACGTCGATTTCATCATATTTGACACGGGTGCGGGCTTATCCAAAGAGACGTTAAAATTCATCGTAGCCGCGGAGGAAGCCATCGTCGTCACCACTCCGGAGCCTACCTCAATCACCGATGCCTATGCGATCATTAAGATGGTCCATTCCATGAACTATCATGTACCGTTCCGCTTGGTGGTGAACCGGGCAACAGATTGGAAGGAGGGGCGGCAGACGGCGGATAAGATCAGGATGGTTGCCAAACAGTTCTTGAATTTGGACATTCCGACGCTAGGGTTTGTAATCGACGATAGCAACGTTTCCAAAGCCGTCAAGAAACAAGTGCCATTTACTGTTGCCTTTCCGTTCAGTGCCGCTTCCAAATCGATTAGCGAATTAACAGATGGTTATATCTCCAATCAATCCCCGTCTGAGATGCATGAAGGTGCGGTTAAGGGATTTTTAAACAAAATGATCAGGCTATTGAAGTAA
- a CDS encoding chemotaxis response regulator protein-glutamate methylesterase, translating into MAPFDVLVVDDSIFMRKIISDFISEDPGLRVVGTAKNGREAIEMVKKLNPHAVTMDIEMPEMNGLDALRTIMREHPVPVIMLSSLTQDGATETIRALELGAFDFVGKPSGSISLDLYKVKQNLLEKLRVAVRTRMKGIQVPTRSAAASLQAAKPAVKLERKSTIPRGGSFEHLVAIGTSTGGPRALHQVLSQIPDGFGAPVLIVQHMPPNFTKSLAQRLDSSSYLRVVEAEAGMVLESGTAYVAPGGFHMTATRNGAHSYKIHLSKEEHRNGHRPSVDVMFESLLPLKELKRHIVIMTGMGSDGSKGMMALKQSGAITTIAEAEQTCVVYGMPRAAVELGCVTHVLPQQQIAGKLIQAVGGQH; encoded by the coding sequence ATGGCGCCGTTTGATGTATTGGTAGTGGACGATTCGATATTTATGAGAAAAATTATTTCAGATTTTATTTCGGAGGATCCGGGGCTTCGTGTGGTAGGAACCGCTAAAAACGGGCGAGAGGCAATAGAAATGGTCAAAAAATTGAATCCACATGCCGTGACCATGGACATTGAAATGCCGGAAATGAACGGCCTTGATGCTCTCCGAACGATCATGAGAGAGCATCCCGTGCCGGTGATCATGCTAAGCAGCCTGACTCAGGATGGCGCAACGGAAACCATACGCGCTTTGGAGCTTGGGGCATTTGATTTCGTGGGCAAGCCTTCCGGTTCCATCTCGTTGGACTTGTACAAGGTAAAGCAGAACCTGTTAGAAAAGCTGCGGGTAGCTGTCAGAACGAGGATGAAGGGGATTCAAGTCCCGACCCGGTCCGCAGCAGCTTCATTACAGGCCGCTAAGCCGGCGGTAAAGCTGGAGCGAAAATCTACGATTCCACGGGGGGGGTCATTTGAACATCTCGTGGCGATTGGCACATCTACAGGGGGACCCAGGGCGCTTCACCAAGTGTTATCGCAAATCCCAGACGGCTTTGGTGCTCCGGTTCTGATCGTGCAGCATATGCCACCCAATTTCACCAAATCGCTTGCCCAGAGGCTAGATTCCAGTTCTTATCTGCGGGTAGTGGAGGCAGAGGCCGGCATGGTGCTGGAGAGCGGAACGGCATATGTAGCGCCGGGCGGGTTTCATATGACCGCAACCAGAAATGGGGCGCATTCTTACAAAATTCATCTATCGAAAGAGGAGCACCGTAACGGGCATCGTCCTTCAGTCGATGTAATGTTCGAATCGCTGCTGCCGCTTAAGGAGCTGAAGCGGCATATTGTGATCATGACGGGGATGGGCTCTGATGGTTCCAAAGGCATGATGGCACTCAAGCAATCAGGGGCCATTACCACCATCGCCGAAGCGGAACAAACTTGTGTCGTATACGGCATGCCTCGTGCTGCAGTGGAGCTGGGATGCGTTACCCATGTATTGCCGCAGCAGCAAATTGCCGGAAAATTGATTCAAGCCGTCGGCGGGCAGCACTGA
- a CDS encoding chemotaxis protein CheA, translating into MEMNQYLSMFIDESRDHLQAMNEHLLSLENSPEDVSIVQHIFRSAHTLKGMSATMGFEDLASLTHEMENVLDLVRNHKLNMDSFIFDCIFKSLDALETMVEDIIQGGTGKADVTEIVAALKSIVSGDYAKNGSAAGTSGSSAANEVETGKSKELDEFQFSILQQTIEAGIPVFRIEVTVRQDCVLKAARAYMVFNVLEQNGEVIQSNPSVEDIEQERFEQSFVVYYISQMDQEQLSSQIASVSEIDKVDMALLDQAKLDDLIKAPAPVQAHVNPVASVPSAAQSEAPKAEAKKSVNSGGTPVGGRTIRVDIERLDTLMNLFSELLIDRVRLEQLASEVRRSDLTETVEHMARVSSDLQSIVLKLRMVPVDSVFNRFPRMIRDVAKTLDKKVDLIITGADTELDRTVVDEIGDPLVHLLRNAVDHGIEPTAERLQLGKIETGTIHLRAYHSGNHVFIEIEEDGRGINREKVLNKAIQNGVVTAEQAERLADEDVYQLLFASGFSTADKISDISGRGVGLDVVKTKIESLGGHVNVSATWGKGTKFSVQLPLTLSIISAMLIRLGEEKYAIPLSSIVETMAVKSEEIRVVHGIAMINYRSTVIPLIRLAHLFDVPGITEETDAEMQIVVIRKGDKMAALVVNEFIGQQEIVLKSLGKYLTNLFAVSGGTILGDGQVALIIDTNALIK; encoded by the coding sequence ATGGAAATGAATCAGTATCTCTCGATGTTTATAGACGAATCCAGAGATCATCTGCAGGCAATGAACGAGCATTTACTTAGCCTTGAGAACAGCCCGGAAGACGTGAGCATCGTGCAGCATATTTTTCGCTCTGCTCACACGCTGAAAGGCATGTCGGCGACCATGGGCTTTGAGGATCTGGCCTCGCTTACCCACGAGATGGAAAACGTGCTCGATTTGGTTCGGAATCACAAGCTAAACATGGATTCGTTTATTTTTGATTGTATTTTCAAAAGCTTGGATGCTCTGGAAACCATGGTAGAGGATATTATCCAGGGCGGTACAGGTAAGGCGGACGTTACGGAAATCGTAGCCGCGCTGAAGTCTATCGTTTCCGGCGACTATGCTAAAAATGGATCTGCCGCGGGCACTTCGGGGTCCTCAGCTGCTAACGAAGTTGAGACTGGGAAAAGCAAAGAGCTGGACGAGTTTCAATTTTCAATTTTGCAGCAAACGATCGAAGCGGGTATTCCCGTTTTTCGGATCGAAGTGACCGTTCGTCAGGATTGTGTTTTGAAAGCAGCCAGGGCGTATATGGTGTTTAATGTTCTGGAGCAGAACGGTGAGGTCATTCAATCCAATCCTTCCGTTGAGGATATCGAGCAGGAACGATTCGAGCAATCATTCGTTGTATATTATATTTCTCAGATGGATCAGGAACAGCTCTCGAGTCAAATCGCAAGTGTATCTGAAATCGACAAAGTAGACATGGCATTGCTGGATCAGGCCAAGCTGGATGATTTGATTAAGGCTCCTGCGCCAGTGCAGGCTCATGTCAATCCTGTTGCTAGCGTTCCTTCGGCAGCACAGTCGGAAGCACCGAAGGCTGAGGCCAAGAAATCGGTTAACTCGGGAGGGACGCCTGTAGGAGGCCGTACGATTCGGGTTGATATTGAGCGTCTCGATACACTGATGAATTTGTTCAGTGAGTTGCTGATCGACCGAGTCCGATTGGAGCAGCTCGCCAGCGAGGTCCGCAGGAGCGACCTGACAGAAACGGTAGAGCATATGGCTAGAGTGAGCAGCGACTTGCAAAGTATCGTTCTGAAGCTGCGGATGGTGCCCGTTGATTCGGTGTTTAACCGATTCCCAAGGATGATTCGCGATGTGGCCAAGACACTGGACAAGAAGGTGGATCTGATTATCACTGGTGCCGATACTGAATTGGATCGCACAGTGGTGGACGAGATCGGCGATCCTCTTGTGCACTTGCTGAGGAATGCCGTTGACCACGGAATTGAACCAACGGCCGAACGTTTGCAACTCGGTAAGATCGAGACAGGAACGATCCATTTACGCGCCTATCACAGCGGCAACCATGTCTTTATCGAAATTGAGGAAGACGGACGCGGGATCAACCGGGAAAAGGTATTGAACAAAGCGATTCAGAACGGGGTCGTAACTGCGGAACAAGCCGAGAGATTGGCGGACGAGGATGTGTATCAGCTTCTATTTGCCTCAGGGTTCAGTACGGCGGACAAGATATCGGACATTTCCGGCCGCGGTGTAGGTTTGGACGTCGTCAAAACGAAAATCGAGAGTTTAGGCGGTCATGTTAACGTTAGTGCCACATGGGGCAAAGGGACAAAATTTTCCGTCCAGCTTCCACTGACGCTCTCGATTATATCTGCTATGCTTATTCGACTGGGTGAAGAGAAATATGCCATTCCTCTTTCATCCATTGTCGAAACGATGGCCGTCAAAAGTGAAGAAATCCGAGTTGTGCACGGTATTGCCATGATCAATTACCGAAGCACTGTCATTCCGCTCATTCGCTTGGCTCACCTGTTTGATGTACCAGGCATTACCGAAGAGACGGATGCTGAAATGCAAATCGTGGTCATCCGAAAGGGAGACAAAATGGCGGCGCTAGTCGTGAATGAGTTTATCGGACAGCAGGAAATTGTCTTGAAATCGCTAGGCAAATACTTAACGAACCTCTTTGCGGTTTCGGGAGGCACGATCTTGGGTGACGGGCAAGTCGCTTTGATCATCGATACGAACGCTTTAATTAAATAA
- a CDS encoding chemotaxis protein CheW — protein MGQELKVIVFALAQEEYGVEVESVRTIERMQPMTRVPKTPDFVQGVINLRGVVTPVIDLHGRFGFPISEYTDNTRIIIVAVDDLEVGLIVDSANDVIDIDSDCIEDAPEIVGGIKAKYLQGIAKVSEERLLVLLNLQEVLNKKEIIQLENIEE, from the coding sequence ATGGGACAGGAGTTAAAAGTGATTGTTTTTGCACTTGCGCAAGAAGAATATGGGGTTGAGGTGGAAAGTGTACGAACGATCGAGCGGATGCAGCCGATGACCCGAGTTCCCAAAACCCCAGATTTTGTACAAGGAGTCATCAATCTTCGCGGCGTTGTAACGCCAGTTATTGATCTTCATGGCCGCTTCGGATTCCCGATTAGCGAATATACGGACAACACGCGGATCATTATCGTAGCAGTGGATGACTTGGAAGTTGGTTTGATTGTGGATTCGGCGAATGACGTTATCGACATCGACAGCGACTGTATTGAGGATGCACCGGAAATCGTAGGAGGGATCAAAGCGAAATATTTGCAGGGCATCGCAAAAGTGAGTGAGGAGCGTCTGCTGGTGCTTTTGAATCTTCAGGAAGTGCTCAATAAGAAAGAAATCATCCAATTGGAAAATATAGAGGAGTAG
- a CDS encoding chemotaxis protein CheC, with translation MEAFNSFAEFQMDVLKEVGNIGAGHAATALSKLLDKPVDMLVPKVRLLPFEEIADSVGGSEKVVIAIFLRVEGETPGNLFFILTLESAKKLLRNLVGIEIGSDEGYSEMELSALNEIGNILAGSYLTSLADFTKLNMQPTVPSLAIDMAGAILSYGLLQFGQMGDQALLIDTKFLDGKDEIEGHFFLIPDPESFERIFIALGVQTP, from the coding sequence GTGGAAGCATTCAACTCTTTTGCCGAATTCCAGATGGATGTTCTGAAGGAAGTTGGTAACATTGGCGCAGGTCATGCGGCAACGGCATTGTCCAAGCTGCTTGACAAGCCAGTCGACATGCTGGTCCCCAAGGTCAGGCTGCTGCCCTTTGAGGAGATTGCTGACAGTGTCGGCGGTTCAGAAAAGGTAGTTATTGCGATTTTTCTTCGTGTTGAAGGAGAAACGCCGGGCAATTTGTTCTTTATCCTGACGTTAGAGTCAGCCAAAAAACTGCTGAGAAATTTGGTCGGAATCGAAATTGGCAGCGACGAAGGATACTCCGAGATGGAGCTATCCGCACTAAACGAGATCGGCAATATTTTGGCAGGCTCCTATCTCACTTCGCTGGCGGATTTTACGAAACTGAACATGCAGCCGACCGTGCCGTCACTGGCTATCGATATGGCGGGTGCGATTCTTAGCTACGGCTTGCTCCAATTCGGTCAAATGGGAGATCAAGCGCTGCTCATCGATACGAAGTTTTTGGACGGTAAAGATGAAATTGAAGGTCATTTTTTTCTTATCCCCGACCCGGAGTCGTTCGAACGAATTTTCATCGCTTTGGGAGTGCAGACTCCATGA
- a CDS encoding chemotaxis protein CheD translates to MIQDNLIKVGMADLNVAHMTGVLKTTGLGSCVGVTLYDARVKVAGMAHVMLPSSDIAREGKLNIAKYADSAIPELIRLMQALGAEVRRMEAKMAGGAQMFSFGTQSDTMRIGPRNVESCKEVLNRYRIPIKAEDTGANYGRTIEFDCQTGILIIRSVQHGVKEL, encoded by the coding sequence ATGATTCAAGACAATTTGATTAAAGTGGGTATGGCAGACCTGAATGTCGCACACATGACCGGCGTGCTGAAAACAACGGGGTTGGGCTCTTGCGTCGGCGTTACCTTGTATGATGCTAGAGTGAAAGTGGCGGGCATGGCGCATGTCATGCTCCCCAGCTCCGACATTGCAAGAGAAGGAAAGCTCAATATTGCTAAATATGCGGACTCCGCTATACCGGAATTGATCCGATTGATGCAAGCGCTCGGTGCAGAGGTTCGGCGTATGGAAGCCAAAATGGCCGGGGGGGCGCAAATGTTTTCATTTGGCACCCAATCCGACACGATGCGGATCGGTCCGCGAAATGTTGAGTCCTGCAAAGAGGTGCTTAATCGCTACCGCATTCCGATCAAAGCGGAAGATACCGGCGCTAATTATGGCAGAACCATTGAGTTTGATTGCCAGACTGGCATTCTTATTATTCGCAGCGTACAACACGGCGTGAAGGAATTGTAG
- a CDS encoding FliA/WhiG family RNA polymerase sigma factor, with translation MISQKSHLANMDVWVQWREENILEAKKALIETYLPLVDYVSSRLSIGLPKNVSKEDLSSYGVMGLIDAIEKFDYLRGLQFETYASWRIRGAIIDGLRQGDWVPRSVREKAKKIEEAYQVLEQRYLRSVSDAEISSHLGVSENDFQQMVQDIAVSTVCSIDDPIREEDSETRLSLLIDEKAKNPEFKVNEVYLKETLAKAIERLTEKERTVVSLFYYEELSLSEIAEVMNLSPSRISQLHSKAILRLKGALSRHKTQLLYD, from the coding sequence ATGATCAGTCAAAAATCCCACCTAGCCAATATGGACGTTTGGGTACAATGGAGAGAAGAAAATATCTTAGAAGCGAAAAAGGCGCTAATTGAAACGTACTTGCCGCTTGTGGACTACGTGTCCAGTCGTCTCTCCATCGGTCTGCCTAAAAATGTATCCAAAGAAGATTTATCCAGCTACGGCGTAATGGGACTCATCGATGCCATTGAAAAGTTTGATTACCTGCGTGGCCTGCAGTTTGAAACATACGCTTCATGGCGGATTCGCGGAGCTATAATCGACGGCCTCCGTCAAGGGGATTGGGTTCCCCGTTCTGTTCGCGAGAAAGCAAAAAAGATCGAGGAAGCATATCAAGTGCTGGAACAACGTTATTTACGTTCCGTTTCGGATGCCGAGATCAGCAGCCATCTGGGAGTCAGCGAGAACGACTTTCAACAGATGGTGCAGGACATTGCCGTTTCTACCGTTTGTTCCATAGATGATCCCATTCGGGAAGAGGATTCGGAAACCAGGCTCTCGTTATTGATCGACGAGAAGGCTAAAAACCCCGAATTCAAAGTGAACGAGGTATACCTGAAGGAGACATTGGCCAAAGCGATTGAACGGCTGACGGAAAAGGAAAGAACTGTGGTTTCGCTTTTTTACTATGAAGAGTTGTCTTTAAGCGAGATCGCCGAGGTCATGAATCTTTCCCCTTCGAGAATTTCTCAGCTGCATTCCAAAGCGATACTTCGCTTAAAAGGTGCTTTGAGTCGGCATAAGACGCAGTTGCTATACGATTAA